The following DNA comes from Tistrella bauzanensis.
CATTCTGGCCGATACCGTGGTGATCTGTGCCGGCCAGGAGCCGGAGCGCAGCCTTGTGGCCGGCCTGGAGGCCGCCGGCTGCACCGTCCACCTGATCGGCGGTGCCGATCTTGCCACCGAGCTGGATGCCAAGCGTGCCATCGACCAGGGCACACGACTGGCCGCCGCCATTTGACCCACAGACCATCTGACCCACAGACAAGATACAAACCAAGGAGGAAACGCCCGTGACCATCCCGCATATCCCCAGTGCCGCCACACCCGCCGTCGCCGCCAGCCTCAACCTCTGGCATGAGATGATCGCCGCTGACGATCTGAGCCGGCTGCGCGAGATCGTGGCCGAGGATGCCATGTTCCGCTCGCCGATGGCACATGCGCCCTATGCCTCGGCTGATGCGCTGGTGCTGGCCCTGACCACGGTGATCCAGGTCTTCAAGGATTTTACCTATCACCGCAGCTTCGTGTCGGATGACGGGCTGGATGTGGTGTTGGAGTTCAGCGCCACCGTGAACGGCAAGTCGCTGAAGGGGATCGACATGATCCGTTTCGGCGCCGATGGCCTGATCCGGGACTTCGAGGTGATGATCCGCCCGATGAGCGGCCTTCAGGCGCTGGGCGCCGAGATGGGCGCCAGAGTCGGCGGCAGTCTGCCGGCCTTCAAGGCCAAGACCTGACGCCTGCCCTGTCTGCGACCCTGTCTACGATCCGGTCGAGGGCCGCTCTATCGATGCGTCCGCGGCCGGGTCGTTCAGGATCTCCAGAGCTTCCGTACAGACGTCGATCCAGCTCCGCTCGTGACGGATGCCGGTCTTCAGCACCAGATGGCGTAGCCGGCGCTCGCGGGATGCGGGCGCCGGTGTGAAATCGCGGGCCTCGATCGCCAGATAATTGGCCAGCATCTCGCGGTGAGATGCCAGACGTTG
Coding sequences within:
- a CDS encoding nuclear transport factor 2 family protein, translated to MPHIPSAATPAVAASLNLWHEMIAADDLSRLREIVAEDAMFRSPMAHAPYASADALVLALTTVIQVFKDFTYHRSFVSDDGLDVVLEFSATVNGKSLKGIDMIRFGADGLIRDFEVMIRPMSGLQALGAEMGARVGGSLPAFKAKT